The Capsicum annuum cultivar UCD-10X-F1 chromosome 3, UCD10Xv1.1, whole genome shotgun sequence genomic sequence AATTCTTAGATTTGTTGAATAACTTATTCAATTGATAGAAAGATGGAATCTTTAGCTGTAACATTGTTATAAAAGTGTAATGTTTGCCTAAGTTTTGAGTTGGGTGAGTTCAAGAATCAATTCaactaaaaaaaaacttattctttAACTATAATTTTGCTAGTTGAAATGTAATAATGTCTAAATTTTGAGTTGGAAATTGAAGAACTTGTTTAACTAGcagaaagattgaatttttaagtCTAGTCTAAAGTGTATTTCTCAATTAACAGTATATTTTAGTATCATCTTTATCATTTACTGCAGATTTACTGTAATTATTCatgttaactatttttttttttgttgttggttaCAATAGTcaatgatttctattttatttcatttggtGTAGATTCAATGGCTCTAAGGGAAAGAAGAGGAACAATTGTCATTACCACTAAAAATACAAGAAGGCAAATTAGTAAACGGAgacaaatagaagaagaaaaggaagaaagcacAAGATTGGAGCAGTCTGTAGGAGAAGATGGAAGTACAAGGTTGGAGAAGTCTATAGAAGAAGGAAGCAGAAGGTTGGAGAATTCTacggaagaaaaagatgaagaaacaGGTGAAGCAGATGCTTCTTCCACTAATGCAAATGCCTCAAATGATAAATCCAAAAGTAATGAAAATGCAAAAGGTGAAAATAGAGGATTCGAGGATGAACAGAGAACGAAACACCGACACGATACACCTATCTTGGAGGAGAAGACATCTCATATTGTCGAATTCTCTCCGGTCAATCCTTCACCCGATACCTTACTTGTCAAGCCTATTAGATATTTGGATTAAAGCTTTGAGACACTAATTGATGGTATCCAAGTTTGATGGGCTTTGTTAATGTTAAGTCTGGGTTGTGTAAGTCTTTTTctgagtttagaaagattttagaagataaaaaattgatgaagttctttAAATCTTCAATTTTCGGGAAGTACTTAAACCTGCCTAACAATATCAATATAAGATTTCAAATGATTTTAGTTTACCAACTTCTTCAACATAAAATTATAAGTCATAGAAAAGAGAAAGTTTGGATAAACTATTGtagcatgccgatttgttttggcatgaaagaaTTTGCTATCATCACCGTATTGAATTGTCATTTACCAGTTGTgtatgatgaagaaaaaatgtCAACTAAGACATTGAGAAGAAGACAACAAATTATTGATTTGGTGGGAAAGAGTTGCAAAGACAAGGAGTCGATTGAACACATCAAATCTAAGGATGTTCGTAAAAGTGTAAAGAAGTCATTGTGAATGCTCTATTTTGTGCATAATTTTCTTTGTGCAAAAGATTTGAGCACAAAATTTTCGTCTAAATGGGTTTTGCTCTCGGCTGATAGAGATGCATTTTCTGCCCATCCATGGGGGCGTGTAAGTTATGATCTTACAATTGAGTACCTATTGAAGGCAGTCAATCCAAATGTGAAAATCTCTAATCTTTATgtctttccatgggctttcatggtaaattttattttaatccgtatttttttaaattatttttgggtcCATTCATTATTCTGAGCTATCtctcttaatatctttattttatatagtgTTGGACATTTGAGGCTATTCCACCACTTCGAAAAAAATTCAAGGTTTTTTCAGAAGAAATGTCTTCACCAAGAATTCTTAGATGGCTTTCGGCGACTAATAACCAATCTGTTAAGATTAATGAGTTgtttgacccccccccccccaaagacTCGGTAAGTATcatctcatatttttattttcgtGTTGCTATCATTTTTTTGTTTGTCTGGTTTTATATACACCTTGATTTTGTCCAGTGTTGTTACTGCCACTTTTCACTGacccttctttatttttcttgtactttTAGGTATGCATTTGTGTAGAGAAATCAGTGTTAATATCAACCTATTAAAAATTCaccaaaagaaaaacattatTCAGTATTGCAAACAAGTTTGTTGAATTTGGCATTAGGCCTTAGCATTATGGAAATGAGAATTATAGTAGAATTGACACGGATGGTCCTTAATAAAAGTATAAAGGTGACATAAAAGTAAAGCTGGAAAGTTATTCCTTTAGAAAAATGTTAAAGTTTGTTAGTTTATTCTCAGTGAGTTTATTTATAAAGAAAGACCAAGACTACATATAATATTAGGGTCCATCTTTCTCAAAGTCAAGTGATGGAAGACTAGCTAATGTAGTTTTCATTGTGAAAAAATAATGGAGTCATATGCAAATAATTATGTTAcatgatattttaagaatatcAACCTGTTATCCTTTGTCTGAAAATTATTACCTGGGGGATCTTAAAACATAGTCTTACTATTCTactcaaagtttaagaaaattggAAGGAGTACATAATTACATAGATGGTACTACAATTACATAGATGGAGAATCGTAAACATAGTCTGACATATATGTTGCCTTtgataattttctaaaatattcttGTGGGATTATATGCTTTGTGTTATTAtatcttaatattattattttttatatatagattgtgcatccatggatAAGTCATACACCAAGTGATATGGAAATAAATTTCTTCACTAGGTTTGTGCCTTTGCAATTAACTAAAGATGACAAGATTgaaaagcttgagagagatttgaatGGTGTTGGGGAAATTAAAAGAGATTGTACAGTTGATGAGGGGGATTTGGACCCTTCAAGAGCAGTTTATGTAGGTGGTACTGTTGTTGGTGATGGAGGAGAAAGTTCTCCAAATATTGATAGAGGTACTAGTGGTGTTGTTGCCGGAGGAGGAGGAGGATCTTCTCCATTTGTTACTAGTGGACTTGGTGGTTTTAGTGGTGATTTTGGAGTAGGAAGATCTTTGATTAATGAGAATGTTTCACGTCCTCAAGAAACCCCATCCACCATTGAAGTGCCTTCTTGTAAACTTTATCATGAAAAGATAGACTTGTTAACTGCTAGGGTAGATACTTTAGAGAAAGCTATCACCACTATGATGTCTAAGAGGGGTATTTGACCATCATTAAAAATCTTGGACCCGTATACTTCTAAAGGTGTTAAAAGgcgaaaaaaaataaatttcaaaggCATTGTCAAGTGTCAAGAGAAAAGCAAAGAGACAGGTTGAGCCTATCATTGATGAGGAAATTTTAGTCAACTATCATTAGACGACTACTCCCAGTTTTAAGTTTTTTCTAAAGACGAGTTGTAactttttaattatgttttgttgTAGTGGTGAATGAATACTCATATCTGAATTGGTATTTGTAATGTGTTGGGAGATGAAATTCATAGATGTTTTATTAGTATAAATTTTATTTGCAATTAGCTATTACATTAGATATTGAATTTTTCACCGCAAGTACGTTAGTTACTGAATTTTTCACAACAAGTACGTTAGTTGCCGAATATTGCATAGCAATTGTTACATTTTACTACAACAAGTACGTTTGTTGTCGACAGTTTTATAGCAATTACTGGATTATTCTACAGCACGGGagttatttattgaaaatttcaTAACAATTGCTTAAATTTGCTACAAGTATGTTAGTTGCTGAACATTGCACAACAATTATTGTATTATGCTACAACAAGTATGTTAGTTGCTAGAAATTTCCTAACAATTGCTGAAATATGGTACTAAAAGTACGTTAGTTGTTGAATGTTTCACAACAATTGCGTAAATGTGCTACAACAAGTAAGTTAGTTGCTACGAATTTCATAACAATTGCTGAAACATGATACAACAAGTACGTTAGTTGCTGAATGTTAAACCACAATTGCTTAAATGTGCTACAACAAGTACGTTAGTTGCTGAGCATTGCGCAATAATTGTTGCATTATGCTACAACACGTATGTAATTAAATGACCGTTTTAATGATAAATGGAGTGATATTAGTGTaatttaagagtgtaatttagattttatagttatcaaatacaatgagatagtaatttgagatacaATATATGATCAATTAAACGATTGCAAATGTAATCAACTAAAAACTGAGTTAAATGACCGCTGGTTAATTGAATCAATCATATTTATTGACGATTTAACGATAAATAGAGTGATATTAGTCTAATTGAAGactgtaatttaaattttatagttatcaaaagtaatgagatagtaatttgagatataCTAAATGTTTAATTAAACGATTGCAAATGTAATCAATAAAAACCAAGTTAAAATTTATCGCTAGTTGAttgcatcaatcatatttaatgataaatagagTGATATTAGTCGAATTGAAGAGTGtaatttagattttatagttATCAAATACAATAACGTAGTATTTTGAGATACACTAGACGTTCAATTAAACGATTGtaaatgtaataaattaaaaCTGAGTTAAATGAACGCTAACTGATtggatcaatcatatttaatAATAAATGGTGTGATATTAGACCAATTTAAGAGTAAAATTGAGATTTGATTGTGAGTATGCTTGAATTTTCTACAACAAGTGAGTTAGTTGCTACGAATTTCATAGCAATTGCTTAAATGTGCTACAACAAGTGAGTTAGTTGCTACGAATTTCATAACAATTGCCGAAACATGATACAACAAGTATGTTAGTTGCTGAATTTTAAACCACAAtttcttaaatgtgctacaacaAGTACGTTAGTTGCTGAATGTTAAACCACAATTGCTTAAATGTGCTACAACAAGTACGTTAGTTGCTGAATATTGCACAACAATTGTTGCATTATGCTATAATAAGTATGTTAGTTGCTGAACATTGCATAACAATTGCTGCATTATGATACAACAAGTACGTTAGTTGTTGAATATTGCACAACAATTGCTGCATTATGCTACAACAATTAAGTTGTTGAACGCTTCAAATAAATTGTTGAATTATGTTACAACAAGTGTATTGGTTGCTGAACATTTCATAACAATTGTTGTAATCTGCTGAATCTCCTAGACAGTATAACATACACTTTTTTTAATACTGAATAACAAGAACAACGATAAGATCAAACTTGTTCACAAGTAATAACAATAGCAATAGATTTGTTcacaaataacaaaaacaataagaTTAAATGTGCTTCTATGAAGCATTTCGCTCGGAGCATGTAGTCTTTTTGTGTCCAACCCTTTTGTATATGGAACATTTATATTTCTTGGTTGAAAATGATCCCCCGACTCCTTTTCGCCTTTTATATGACCTTCTTCCAACCTTGCCTGGCTCAACAAATGGAGGAGATACTTTCTCTCTAAAATCTCAATTGGAACTTGCCAAGAATCTTCAGATGGAATAGATTTAATTTTCTCCACATATGTCATAATGTGTGCATCTATCGTGTAATACAAAGAGGAGTATTCATAAatttacctcccatagtcttcaCCATATTGACACCGGAGCGCTTCCATaacatgtggacaaggtattttatcAACATCAAAGACTCTACAATTACAAGATTTTCTTTGCAAAtcaactgttgcaacaacttCATGACCAGTGACAATATACCTATAATTGACAATTTGATGGACTAATAACTTATTTCCCAACTCAGTATTTTCTGCAATGATTGTCTCAATCGAAGAAACAAATTCGGTTCCTATATCAAGGAATATCATAAGTCTCTTATGAAATATCTCAGCAAATCGCTTGTTTATCGCATCAAATAAAGAAGTGATGTGAAATTCTCTTTCGTCAAGAAGCACTGCATTAATTGACTCGGCAATATTTGTCTTCATAATATTGTACCTGTAAATGTAAgtctcaaattttattattataactgTATGTTTCaatctcaaattttattattataactgTATGTTTCAAGCAGTTGCTGTATTTATTTCAACAATTCTACATTTATTCTAGAAACTAATACAACAGTTGCTGAAATAAGTGTAGCAACTACTGAAGGAATGCAGTAACTGGTGAAATATACTACTAAACTATCAATACATTAATCAACATGTGTAGTTATTTATAGAAATTATTGTAAAAAACTGCAACAACTGCTGTAAAAAACTACAATAGCTGCTGTAAAAAATTGCAGAAGTTGTACTAACTAGAGAGCCCTACTAACTATCAACAATAATAATCTGGTAAACCATACCTATTTCCAGGAAAGAATGCCCTGCTCCATCGGTGAAATCCAACACGTTCAAGATGTGTGGCGGCTCCTGAAATCATATCTCTTATTTGATTGAAGTGATCATTAAACACATCTATATTATATGTTTTTGCTGCCTTAAAAAAGTGGTGGGACACTTCCATTATGAAAATCTTTTCGAatattctctccaagatgcctcatACAACAACCATAATAAGCTGAAGGGAACACAACTGAAACCATCTTTCCAATACTTGGATGTCTGTCAGAAATTATGCACAATTTTGGGGTATCAAGTACAAAGTTgctcatttgttcaaaaaaatatttgtagaaAGCATCACATTCAGAGTCTACTACACAAAATACCACTAGAAAAATATGATTCTCTGCATCTTGTGCAACAGCAGACAACAATACACCACCATACCTACTCTTTAAAAATGTCCCATCAACAGCTATGACTTTTCTCATTTGCGCAAAACCAAGAATCCAAGCTCCATATGccacaaaaaagtacttgaacctacCATTTTCATCAACTGCCACTGCCGTCTTACTTCCCAGATTTGATGTCCTAAGCATATGACTGTATGCATTAATCACTCCATATCCATACTCATGTGTCCCTTTAACCAAAGACTTTACAATGTCGCTACTCATCCAATCCTTCCAATAACTTACCTTGCAACCCAATTCAATACTGATGgagttctttaaattttttgtagATGGACCTTTACCCTCAGAATACCTATCGTGAAAGTATGGTCCAAGAAATTTTGTTGTGGCATGTGGATTATGACTTGTAAGATattccgaaccacatgtgtgcaACTTTCATACTTTCTAATATAAAACCTATCACAATTTTTTAGCTTCACAGCTCTCAACCACCATTTGTACTCGGGATGTACACATTTGTAGCAATACACAAAATGGGAGTTAATCACCttcttgattctaattttttttttcacacaaGCCATTTTCAGCGCAATATCTAATTCTTGTTTATTCTTAAATGACATACTATTTTTAAATCTCGTTCCATCATCTCGAGTATGATTAGACTGAGTTAATTGTGTAGTACTATCAACTTCGATTGGAGAAATCTGTTGGCCTGTAGTCTCTTTATCTAAAACATCTATATCCATCCAACTACATTTATTATCTAACAGTTGTTGGTCTTGAGACAAATTATGATTCTTCACCAATGTGTCAATCATGTATACCCTCAAAATGGGTCTGGATTCATCTTCCAAATAAGTACTCAAACTACGTTGATCTTTTGTTCTAAAAGGAGCAGTCTTTTGTTTTTCACCACAACTATGCATATAAGTGATGGcaatatctttcaaatcacaatttAGTTCACAATAGGTAATAATTTTATTTGCAAAATCATCATATGCGACATCTCGATGCACAATCATCGCTATCGTCTTggccatttctttatttttccaacGCCAAATGTAACGATTGTTTGACTCAACCTATTCGCCGTGACAATCAATCCCTAATGCTATTTTGTCCATGACTAATGATCTTAAAGGTACCTGAAGATATTATgatttagaacaaaataaattgatcacgatagaaaagaaaaaaattacatcaaaatatcACAATTGCTGTAATTTATTCAGCAACTGCTTCATTAGTTGCAATAACAGATACAAAAAATGCTATACATTATTCAGCAACTACAACATTTTGTTTCATCAATTGCTGAATATATTGCAGCAACTACTGCAACTAATTCTGCAACTGTTGAAAATATATGAAGCAGTTGCTATGATTAATGAGGCATTTGCTGAATAAATATTCAACAGctgctaaatatttttcaatagttACTGCATCTTTTTCAACACCTACTGCAGCAGTTGCTGAAACATATGTTGCAATGGCAAGATCAACAATATGAAGTTCGAactcaaaattatcaaaaatcacCTCTTAAGTAATTCTCAATGCTGCACAAACAAAATTTAGTCCAAAACTGAGAacttttttcctctcaagaagaagACGAAGGAGGAAAAGAGTGAGGAAAAGAAAAACGCGGGAGTGAAGAAGTTGTTGAGGGAGAAATGAGGAAAAGATAAGATCCCTTtttataaattaggattttagtTAAAACTTGGGTTAAAGTGTATAAAATAAAACTTAAGGATTTTAGTTAAAATTTGAGttaaaatgtaagaaataaaaCTTGAGGCCTTATTAAATCCTAATTATAAATTTGTCACCTACACTTAATAGTTATAACTTGAGttattcttttcaaatttcaacacTTTTTTATCACCTATAATTAAATAGCCCAAGTTAAACCCCCTCCTCTTTTACCCTACGCTCCATCGAATTCTTACAGAAATATACCTCTATGCAATAATCATTTTCAATAATCTATAGAAGAATCCTCGACAAACAATCCCATGTGCCCAGTTTGCTCGAATTAACTATTGAATTTTTCACTCCTCTACTGAattcttctttttacctctatTTAGTTAATTATCAACATGAGATGAGTGCATTATGAGGTGCTAGAAAGAGAAATTAGGCACTAAGTAATTAGTAAATACCGAAGATAGTTAACACAAAGAACATTAATGATCACAACTTTAAGAGATAATCTTGCAGACCACACAGGCAATTTTAGACCTGAAGTAGATGTGTTGactgaagaacaaaaaataaatggacATTTCCTCTCACACCAACCGCACCTTTACGACCAATTCCCAGTCAAACAACTCAAATTTCAACCCATTAACAAAAAAATGGACAACTAATCATAGACTAACTTTTGATTTTTCCTAATTAACAGCAGCCCTTCGCTTAGTTCAACTATTGATTCAAGAAAGGCATCTCTGTTGAATCTTCTCTGGAGAAAATGGCTGCTCTATAGTGGATTTGCAGATAAGATGTTAGCAAGATGGTTTTGGGTAGCTACTATTGTACTTTTTGTAATCTGCACAAACATATCCGAAGCCCAAAACACTACTCACTGTTCTTCCTCTTGCGGTAATATTCATAACATCAACTTCCCTTTTCGATTGAAAACTGATCCTGGGAATTGTGGAGATTCAAGATTTGAGCTCGAGTGCCTGAACAATCGTACTGTCATAAGTTTCGATTCAAGAAAATACAACGTGCTCGAAATCAACTATGATGAATTCTTGATCAGGGCTATTGACCCTGGTTTGGAGCATCAGAACAGGAACTGTACTTCTTTTCCCAATTATTTCACCGCAGCTTATCCTTACACCCCAACTTTTGACTCTGGTGTTGAGATAATTCCCATTATCTATGTCAATTGTTTAGCCACTGTAAATTCTTCGCGCTATGTGGAGACTACTTTTTGTGGATCACAGAACAAGACTTCTATCTCCAACTCTTCTCAGAGTCGTAGCTATGTTGCTGTTGGACAGGACATGTCAATTTCAGATTTGGCTGAGGGTTGCAGCGTGGAAAAAGTGGGCTGGGCCACAGCTCGTGGTGTTTCGAGGGACAATACTTCTCTGACGAGCATTGAGGCTGCCCTGAGTTATGGATTTGAGCTTTCCTGGAAGCGTACCTTCTTGTGTAGAGAATGTGAAGCGAGTGAACTCTCCTGTATATCTGAAGGCGATGGCATTATTTGCAGCCGGCGCTGCTACGATGACAGACCCCTTAACCTCCCTTGTAAGTCTATATTCATTCTGCGTTTTGCCATGTTCAATTTGGAACCGTCTATGGAAACAGTCTCtcgtagaaatgcaaggtaaagctGCGTAAAATAGACCCTTGTGATCCGGCCATTCTCCAGATCCCACACACAGTGGGAGCTTAGTGCACCTGGctgcattttcttctttttatctgtTATATAAACTCCCATATCTGAGTTTGTTCTGAGTCCTTATAGGTGTAATGAATGTTGAACTTAAAGAACAATAAAGATTATATTGAAAAACTTTTAGCTGCTGGAATAGAGACGAGAATTCTTAGCTCTTTAGGAGATACACAACACCTTTTGGAGGATTCTTcagtattttgttttctttttcattgAAACAAAGAACTcatttttggtattttgagggTAAGAATATCTCGTTAAATGATGCATCTGTGCTATTTAACTATACTTTCAAGTTTCAAAGTATATCtgtatattttcctatactttcgtgtagttgtggctgtgggcggtaatgggtggatagggtcatgtNNNNNNNNNNNNNNNNNNNNNNNNNNNNNNNNNNNNNNNNNNNNNNNNNNNNNNNNNNNNNNNNNNNNNNNNNNNNNNNNNNNNNNNNNNNNNNNNNNNNaagaggaggatcaacattgcgtgtgtccaagagaccaagtgggtagggtccaaggctagggatgtggatggttacaagctgtggtactctgggagcgacaggcgtaggaatggagttggcatcttagtagatgaagagcttagaggtcaggtagtggaggtgaagaggatcaacgataggttgatgattATTAAGTTGGTcgttcgggggtttaccctgaacgtgtgtagtgcttatgcgccgcaagtgggatcggagggggaggagaagatgcggttttgggaggctttggaggaggtggtgagaggcgtgcctagttcggagaagattgttgtagcaggggatttcaacgggcacatcggggcactaccgggaggctttggtgacgtgcatggtggttttggttttggggagagaaatgaagagggggcgacccttctggagtttgcgagggcctttgggctggtggtggtgaactcgggcttcccgaagaaggacgagcacctgatcacctttcgaagtgcggtagccaggactcagattgactttctgttgcttaggaaaggagatagggcgttgtgtaaggactgtaaagtcatcccgagtgagaatctttcgacccagcataggctcttggttatggacttgggtataaagaagaatagaaagaggaggactaaggagtgtagaccgagaattaagtggggcggcctgacgctagtgaatgcgtgggagataggggagaggttggcggggatgggggtgtgggagtgtaggggggacgtggatagtatgtgggacagggcggcaaggtgcatcagggagaatgcaagtgaggtgttgggtgtttctaggggacgggccgggcaccatcggggggattggtggtggaatgaagaggtggagaagaaagtggggaccaagaaaggggcgtatgctaagttggtggaaagtaaggacgaagaggagaagcgggtaaacaggaaagagtacaagctagcgaggaaggaggcgaagtcagcagtcacggcagctaagacggccgcttttgagagcttgtatgcagggttacaggagaaaggaggggagaaaaagttgtttagactcgctaaggctagggagaggaagggccgtgacctcgatcaggtgaggtgcattaaggggtaggacggtagagtgttggtggaggacggccacattaagaagagatggcagtcgtattttcataggctcttgaatgacgaaggggatagagctattgtgttaggggaactggagcactcagaggagtgtcgggattttagctattgcagacgttttaaggtagaagaggttagacaggctgtccgcaggatgcgaaggggtagggcgacggggccggatgagataccgatggagttttggaagttcgttggagaggctggtgtaaggtggttgactggattgtttaatgaaatcttcaggatggcaaagatgcccgaggcgtggaggtggagtaccatggtccctctctataagaataagggggacattcagagttgcaataactatagggggattaagttattgagtcactttatgaagatctgggagagagtagtcgaggtgaggctgagacggatagtgtctatttcggaaaaccagttcggatttatgcccggccgctcgacgacggaggcaatccacctggtgcggaggttggtggagcagtatagggagaggaagaaggatctacacatggtgtttatcgacctggagaaggcatatgacaaagttcccagggaggtgctttgaaGATGCTTGGAGGtaagtggagtaccgctggcatataccagagtaattaaggatatgtatgatggagcgaaaacccaggtgaggacggcgggaggggactcagagcatttcactgtcctgacagaattgcatcagggatctactcttagtccctttttgtttgcgttggtgatggatgtgttgacgcggcgcattcaaggggaggtgccgtggtgtatgctttttgcagacgatgtagttctgatagatgagactcgagggggtgtgaatgacaaattagaggtgtggaggcaaactcttgagtctaaagggttcagggtgagcagaagcaagacagagtatgtggaatgcaagtttaatgacgtgaggcgggagaatgaggtagtagtgaagctggaagcacaggaggtatgtaagaggga encodes the following:
- the LOC107855968 gene encoding uncharacterized protein LOC107855968, translating into MALRERRGTIVITTKNTRRQISKRRQIEEEKEESTRLEQSVGEDGSTRLEKSIEEGSRRLENSTEEKDEETGEADASSTNANASNDKSKSNENAKGENRGFEDEQRTKHRHDTPILEEKTSHIVEFSPVNPSPDTLLVKPIRYLD